The Lucilia cuprina isolate Lc7/37 chromosome 5, ASM2204524v1, whole genome shotgun sequence genome includes a window with the following:
- the LOC111677123 gene encoding proton-coupled amino acid transporter-like protein CG1139 isoform X2 produces the protein MTLATITQQNGTVDSKIPTVTTGYDNEKHNGSRNNNASVNQTKFIRSDMADVPAQQAAGSTLPLVISRKKGGSADDSEDVNYNPFEHRKVEHPTSDTETLIHLLKGSLGSGILAMPMAFLNSGLWFGLVATFLVGAVCTYCVHILVKCAHILCRRRKIPMMGFADVAEQAFLDGPPNLQRWSRFIRFMVNTFLVIDLIGCCCIYLVFVGTNVKQVVDYYTEEGSEMNIRIWIIIVTCPLLFMCLVRNLKYLTPFSMVANLLMFVGIIITFTYIFNDLPSPSERVGVADFTQWPLFFGTVIFALEGIGVVMSLENDMKNPNHFIGCPSVLNIGMGTVITLYTLVGFFGYLKYGESTEGSITLNLPVEDKLAQSVKLMIAIAIFFTFTLQFYVPTSIIWKGIQHKIAPEKQNISEYALRVVLVIICGAIAVALPNLGPFISLIGAVCLSTLGMIVPSIIELAVYNEDPGFGRFKWRLWKNILLICFGILGFVTGTYVSILEFRAEFSSKH, from the exons aaaatacCGACAGTTACGACGGGCTATGATAACGAGAAGCATAACGGCTCAAGGAATAATAACGCGTCTGTAAATCAAACAAA ATTCATACGTTCGGATATGGCGGATGTGCCGGCTCAACAAGCTGCAGGCTCAACCCTGCCTTTAGTGATATCAAGGAAAAAGGGTGGCAGTGCAGATGATTCCGAAGATGTTAATTATAATCCATTCGAGCACCGGAAAGTCGAGCATCCAACATC CGATACGGAAACCCTTATCCATCTGCTCAAGGGTTCATTGGGTTCCGGTATTCTGGCCATGCCTATGGCATTCCTCAATTCCGGTCTCTGGTTTGGTTTAGTCGCCACCTTTCTTGTGGGTGCCGTTTGTACATACTGCGTACACATTCTGGTTAAATGTGCACACATTCTCTGCAGACGTCGTAAGATACCCATGATGGGTTTTGCCGATGTTGCCGAACAAGCTTTCCTAGATGGTCCACCCAATTTACAGCGCTGGTCGCGTTTTATACGTTTTATGGTGAATACATTTTTGGTTATCGATTTAATCGGTTGCTGTTGTATTTATCTGGTATTTGTGGGAACAAATGTCAAACAAGTGGTGGATTATTATACTGAGGAGGGTAGTGAAATGAATATACGTATATGGATTATCATTGTTACCTGCCCCCTGTTGTTTATGTGTTTGGTGAGAAATCTTAAGTATTTGACACCCTTCTCAATGGTGGCCAATTTACTGATGTTTGTGGGTATTATCATTACCTTTACGTATATCTTCAATGATTTACCCTCACCCAGTGAACGTGTTGGTGTGGCTGATTTCACTCAATGGCCATTGTTCTTCGGTACGGTAATCTTTGCCCTGGAAGGTATTGGTGTAGTTATGTCTTTGGAAAATGACATGAAAAATCCCAACCATTTCATTGGCTGCCCCTCGGTGTTGAATATTGGCATGGGTACCGTTATTACTTTGTACACTTTAGTGGGTTTCTTTGGCTATTTGAAATATGGTGAAAGTACAGAGGGTAGTATTACTTTGAATTTACCCGTGGAAGATAA ATTGGCTCAATCGGTTAAACTGATGATTGCTATTGCCATATTCTTTACCTTCACTCTACAGTTCTATGTACCCACAAGTATTATCTGGAAGGGTATTCAACATAAAATCGCTccagaaaaacaaaacatctCTGAATATGCCTTAAGAGTTGTGTTAGTG ataATATGCGGTGCCATTGCTGTCGCTTTACCCAATTTGGGTCCCTTTATTTCTTTAATCGGTGCCGTCTGCCTAAGTACCTTAGGCATGATTGTGCCCTCTATCATTGAATTGGCTGTGTATAATGAAGATCCCGGTTTTGGACGTTTCAAATGGCgtttatggaaaaatattttactaatttgCTTTGGCATTTTGGGCTTTGTAACGGGTACCTATGTCAGTATATTAGAATTCCGTGCTGAATTCAGTAGTAAACATTAA
- the LOC111677123 gene encoding proton-coupled amino acid transporter-like protein CG1139 isoform X1 codes for MSFHKSDSRTPLAPTEYTKIPTVTTGYDNEKHNGSRNNNASVNQTKFIRSDMADVPAQQAAGSTLPLVISRKKGGSADDSEDVNYNPFEHRKVEHPTSDTETLIHLLKGSLGSGILAMPMAFLNSGLWFGLVATFLVGAVCTYCVHILVKCAHILCRRRKIPMMGFADVAEQAFLDGPPNLQRWSRFIRFMVNTFLVIDLIGCCCIYLVFVGTNVKQVVDYYTEEGSEMNIRIWIIIVTCPLLFMCLVRNLKYLTPFSMVANLLMFVGIIITFTYIFNDLPSPSERVGVADFTQWPLFFGTVIFALEGIGVVMSLENDMKNPNHFIGCPSVLNIGMGTVITLYTLVGFFGYLKYGESTEGSITLNLPVEDKLAQSVKLMIAIAIFFTFTLQFYVPTSIIWKGIQHKIAPEKQNISEYALRVVLVIICGAIAVALPNLGPFISLIGAVCLSTLGMIVPSIIELAVYNEDPGFGRFKWRLWKNILLICFGILGFVTGTYVSILEFRAEFSSKH; via the exons aaaatacCGACAGTTACGACGGGCTATGATAACGAGAAGCATAACGGCTCAAGGAATAATAACGCGTCTGTAAATCAAACAAA ATTCATACGTTCGGATATGGCGGATGTGCCGGCTCAACAAGCTGCAGGCTCAACCCTGCCTTTAGTGATATCAAGGAAAAAGGGTGGCAGTGCAGATGATTCCGAAGATGTTAATTATAATCCATTCGAGCACCGGAAAGTCGAGCATCCAACATC CGATACGGAAACCCTTATCCATCTGCTCAAGGGTTCATTGGGTTCCGGTATTCTGGCCATGCCTATGGCATTCCTCAATTCCGGTCTCTGGTTTGGTTTAGTCGCCACCTTTCTTGTGGGTGCCGTTTGTACATACTGCGTACACATTCTGGTTAAATGTGCACACATTCTCTGCAGACGTCGTAAGATACCCATGATGGGTTTTGCCGATGTTGCCGAACAAGCTTTCCTAGATGGTCCACCCAATTTACAGCGCTGGTCGCGTTTTATACGTTTTATGGTGAATACATTTTTGGTTATCGATTTAATCGGTTGCTGTTGTATTTATCTGGTATTTGTGGGAACAAATGTCAAACAAGTGGTGGATTATTATACTGAGGAGGGTAGTGAAATGAATATACGTATATGGATTATCATTGTTACCTGCCCCCTGTTGTTTATGTGTTTGGTGAGAAATCTTAAGTATTTGACACCCTTCTCAATGGTGGCCAATTTACTGATGTTTGTGGGTATTATCATTACCTTTACGTATATCTTCAATGATTTACCCTCACCCAGTGAACGTGTTGGTGTGGCTGATTTCACTCAATGGCCATTGTTCTTCGGTACGGTAATCTTTGCCCTGGAAGGTATTGGTGTAGTTATGTCTTTGGAAAATGACATGAAAAATCCCAACCATTTCATTGGCTGCCCCTCGGTGTTGAATATTGGCATGGGTACCGTTATTACTTTGTACACTTTAGTGGGTTTCTTTGGCTATTTGAAATATGGTGAAAGTACAGAGGGTAGTATTACTTTGAATTTACCCGTGGAAGATAA ATTGGCTCAATCGGTTAAACTGATGATTGCTATTGCCATATTCTTTACCTTCACTCTACAGTTCTATGTACCCACAAGTATTATCTGGAAGGGTATTCAACATAAAATCGCTccagaaaaacaaaacatctCTGAATATGCCTTAAGAGTTGTGTTAGTG ataATATGCGGTGCCATTGCTGTCGCTTTACCCAATTTGGGTCCCTTTATTTCTTTAATCGGTGCCGTCTGCCTAAGTACCTTAGGCATGATTGTGCCCTCTATCATTGAATTGGCTGTGTATAATGAAGATCCCGGTTTTGGACGTTTCAAATGGCgtttatggaaaaatattttactaatttgCTTTGGCATTTTGGGCTTTGTAACGGGTACCTATGTCAGTATATTAGAATTCCGTGCTGAATTCAGTAGTAAACATTAA